In a single window of the Desulfocurvus vexinensis DSM 17965 genome:
- a CDS encoding restriction endonuclease subunit M: MTDYLQKAFSDGHLQIVASGKGEKIRYVAVNVSEKWSDPEEKVRAAYYAELIYRYGYQPQCIGVEVTVPDRMPVDRADLVVFRDKERTKPFGVIECKRDGVSDTEFKQAVEQAFGNGHAHKFRAEYIGVIAGQTRAFYDCSDKYGALEREANIVADLPIQYGKPEEFKYYKGAFPKPDIGAVSRDDLIKTIRKCHQTLWGGGRLSPPMAFGELTKLIFLKTRDEKKPRKKGQPYEFQIKTNETPQRLAARIKAMYAVERQNEPDVFNDDIKIDDTTLKNVVLHLEGVDLTSTDLDTKGVAFEQFMDGFFKGDFGQYFTPRNIIAFATKMLDIQADDFVIDPACGSGGFLLHALDHVRKLADEFFPGEGGGDGNEETGRHRDYWHSFAEKRLFGIEINEEIARVAKMNMIVHDDGHTNIIGNDALEPLPVIASKNQGLFNVLGLCREEVVNAETGKPEEIIRRDESKGFDKIPTNPPFGAVIKEGLHSYISSYELSRYVAKGNNRGGSDEEDTSADYKAGKKAIKQRSSVKTEIIYCERIWQLLKPGGQAGVVLPDGLLTNSSLQGVRDWILERFKVLAVVSLPQFAFAHFGAGVKSSVVFLEKRALGVPASDDEAIFMAMAENIGYDATGRTTYQVEVLDETPGQSRTERQRCDLFDWQVAFDWVPGEGKKTGHWSERHRHVIPGSGLLGQYAVFKRDPEPFFV, encoded by the coding sequence GTGACGGACTATCTTCAGAAAGCCTTTTCCGACGGGCATCTTCAGATCGTCGCTTCGGGCAAGGGCGAGAAAATCCGGTATGTCGCCGTGAACGTCTCGGAAAAGTGGAGTGACCCGGAAGAAAAGGTTCGCGCCGCCTATTATGCCGAGTTGATCTATCGCTATGGCTACCAGCCGCAGTGCATCGGCGTGGAAGTTACGGTCCCCGACCGCATGCCGGTGGACCGCGCCGATCTCGTTGTGTTCCGCGACAAGGAGCGCACCAAGCCCTTCGGCGTTATCGAGTGCAAACGCGACGGCGTTTCTGATACCGAGTTCAAACAGGCCGTCGAACAGGCCTTCGGCAACGGCCACGCCCACAAATTCCGCGCCGAGTACATCGGTGTCATTGCCGGTCAGACTCGCGCGTTCTACGACTGCTCGGACAAGTACGGGGCGTTGGAGCGCGAGGCGAATATCGTTGCCGACCTGCCTATTCAATATGGCAAACCGGAAGAGTTCAAATACTACAAAGGCGCTTTCCCGAAGCCGGACATCGGCGCGGTCAGCCGGGACGACCTGATCAAGACCATCCGCAAATGCCACCAGACCCTGTGGGGCGGCGGGCGCCTCTCGCCGCCCATGGCCTTTGGCGAGTTGACCAAGCTGATCTTTTTGAAGACCCGCGACGAGAAGAAGCCGCGCAAGAAGGGGCAGCCCTACGAATTCCAGATCAAGACGAACGAAACACCGCAGCGCCTCGCCGCCCGCATCAAGGCCATGTATGCCGTCGAGCGGCAGAATGAGCCGGATGTCTTCAACGACGATATCAAGATCGATGATACCACGCTCAAGAACGTGGTGCTCCACCTGGAGGGCGTCGACCTCACCTCCACTGACCTGGACACCAAGGGCGTTGCCTTCGAGCAGTTCATGGACGGCTTTTTCAAGGGCGACTTCGGTCAATACTTCACGCCGCGCAACATCATCGCCTTCGCCACGAAGATGCTGGACATCCAGGCCGACGATTTCGTCATAGACCCAGCTTGCGGCTCTGGCGGCTTCCTGTTGCACGCGCTGGACCATGTGCGCAAGCTGGCCGATGAGTTCTTTCCCGGCGAAGGTGGTGGCGATGGAAATGAGGAAACCGGTCGCCACCGCGACTACTGGCACAGCTTTGCCGAAAAGCGCCTGTTCGGCATCGAAATCAACGAGGAAATCGCCCGCGTCGCCAAGATGAACATGATCGTCCACGACGACGGCCACACGAATATCATCGGCAACGACGCGCTGGAACCCTTGCCCGTCATTGCCAGCAAGAACCAGGGGTTGTTCAATGTCCTCGGCCTCTGCCGCGAGGAAGTTGTCAACGCGGAGACCGGCAAGCCGGAGGAGATAATCAGGCGCGACGAAAGCAAAGGCTTCGACAAGATCCCCACCAATCCCCCCTTTGGCGCCGTGATCAAAGAGGGTCTGCACAGTTATATTTCCAGCTATGAGCTTTCCCGCTACGTCGCCAAGGGCAACAACAGGGGCGGGAGCGACGAGGAAGACACCAGCGCCGACTACAAGGCGGGCAAGAAGGCGATCAAGCAACGCAGCAGCGTCAAGACCGAAATCATCTACTGTGAGCGGATTTGGCAGTTGTTGAAGCCGGGGGGGCAGGCCGGGGTCGTCCTGCCCGACGGCCTCCTGACCAACTCCAGCCTGCAAGGCGTGCGCGACTGGATTCTGGAGCGTTTCAAGGTGCTGGCCGTGGTCAGCCTGCCGCAATTCGCCTTCGCCCACTTCGGCGCGGGGGTGAAGTCCAGCGTGGTGTTTTTGGAGAAGCGCGCGCTGGGCGTGCCCGCCTCGGACGACGAGGCCATCTTCATGGCCATGGCCGAGAACATCGGCTACGACGCCACCGGCCGTACCACCTACCAGGTGGAAGTGTTGGACGAGACTCCGGGACAGTCGCGCACCGAGCGCCAACGCTGCGACCTGTTCGATTGGCAGGTGGCTTTCGACTGGGTGCCCGGCGAGGGCAAGAAAACCGGCCACTGGTCCGAGCGCCACCGCCATGTCATCCCCGGCAGCGGTCTGCTCGGCCAATACGCCGTTTTCAAGCGCGACCCAGAACCTTTTTTCGTCTAG